A stretch of the Procambarus clarkii isolate CNS0578487 chromosome 47, FALCON_Pclarkii_2.0, whole genome shotgun sequence genome encodes the following:
- the LOC123762985 gene encoding protein N-lysine methyltransferase METTL21D isoform X2, protein MMFTRQIEFESIGKSLYVSQESEGDAGSVVWDAAIVLAKYFDKQKALAWTPRPYDVKPVLLSGCHVVELGSGTGCVGLTAALLGASKVTITDLPQFLPLMRKNIHQNQDILECVVDARELTWGNLEQGAALTAPDVLVLADCIYYEESLEPLVTTVRSLCRSNTTVIISYEERTTGNKPQLQSRFFELMEENFRKEKIPLKEQHELYRSDDIHLFKFHLRYENGNENSW, encoded by the exons ATGATGTTCACAAGACAAATAGAGTTTGAGTCAATAGGAAAAAGTTTATATGTGAGTCAGGAAAGTGAGGGCGACGCAGGAAGTGTTGTGTGGGATGCAGCCATCGTCCTGGCCAAGTACTTTGACAAGCAGAAAGCTCTCGCATGGACACCTCGGCCTTACG ATGTAAAGCCTGTGCTGCTCTCAGGATGTCATGTGGTGGAGTTAGGCTCAGGAACTGGATGTGTTGGTCTTACTGCTgcccttttggg GGCATCAAAGGTGACCATTACTGATCTGCCACAGTTTCTTCCCCTtatgaggaaaaatattcatcaaAATCAAGATATTCTTGAGTGTGTAGTTGATGCCAGAGAGCTAACATGGGGGAACTTGGAGCAAGGTGCTGCTCTCACTGCTCCTGATGTTCTTGTGCTGGCTGACTGCATATATTATGAAGAG TCACTAGAGCCACTTGTAACAACAGTGAGAAGTCTCTGCCGGAGTAACACCACTGTCATCATCAGCTATGAGGAGCGAACTACTGGAAACAAGCCTCAGCTTCAGAGTAGATTTTTTGAATTAATGGAAGAAAATTTCAGAAAGGAAAAAATCCCCTTAAAAGAACAACATGAGCTGTACAGAAGTGATGACATACATTTATTCAAATTTCATTTAAGATATGAAAATGGGAATGAAAATAGTTGGTGA